Part of the Halorhabdus utahensis DSM 12940 genome, CCTCGATGTGGGCCCACCAGTTCGCCGACGCCCTGGCGACCAGCGAGCGCGAGGGACTCGAGCGCTTCCAGACGATGCAGAACCACTACAACTTGCTGTACCGCGAGGAGGAACGCGAGATGCTCCCGCTCTGTGAACGGGAGGGAGTCGGCGTCATTCCCTGGAGTCCGCTGGCGCGTGGCTATCTCACCCGGCCACACGAGGAATTCGACGCGACGACGCGCGGCGAGACCGACGACTACGCCCGCGAACACCCCTACTTCGAGGGTGGTGGCCGCGAGATCAACGAACGCGTCGCCGAACTCGCTGCCGACTACGGCGTGACGATGGCTCAGATCGCGCTGGCGTGGCTGCTCCATCAGGACGCCGTCGACGCGCCGATCGTCGGCACGACGAGCGTCGAGCATCTCGAAGACGCCGTCGAAGCCCTGGAGATCGACCTCAGCGAATCCGATCAGGCCTATCTGGAAGAACCGTACGAGCCAGTTCCGGTTTCCGGGCACGAGTAATCGTTTCGAGGCGTGGGACCACGGCGTACGGCGTGGTCGAGATATCAAGTTATTTCAGAGATCCGACTCTGGATCGACGTATGGTCCTGCAGTTCGTCCTCCCTGCCGTGTTCGTGTTCGCGTTCATCATGGTTTCGGCGTACGCTGGCGCGCTTCGCGCGCTGGAAGTGTACTTCGATCCCGACGCCGACAGCATCTTTCTCTCAGATGAGGCCGAACCGCCGCGTGTTCGACGGGAGTAATCGGAATCCCGGTAAGGAAGAACTCGACGATCCGGACAACCCATAGTATTTAATCGAACCGGCCGTGTCAGGGACATATGGCTGAAATCGACATTTCCGGTGACGACGATGGGTCCGACGTGGATGCCCCGTCGTCCGGATCCCCGCTCCCGTACTTCCTGGGAAAACGAGTGGTGATACTGGCAATCATCGTCGGCATCGCCTTCCTGGTCCGGCCGTTGGTCCACGGTGTGGTCTACGCCGCGCTGTTCTCTCCCTCCGGACTGGTCCTGATTGGCGGTGGCACCGTCACGGCGCTGATACTGTGGTTTTACCCGCCCTGGCGACTCGAACGTGCGAAACGAGAATCGAACCTTGTCTCGATGCTGTTCGAGGACGACCAGACGTCAGTCGACGGGATTGTCGTGGGTGGTGGATCGGCGATGCGAAAACTCCGGATTTTCGGCGGCGTCCTCAGCATACTGTTCGTGCTCTCGATCCTCGTGAGCGTGCCGGCGGCGGCACTCGAACAGCGAACGCTGGCCCAACAGACGATGGCCGACGCGACCGAGGTAGAAGAGTTCCCACAGGCCAATGCGAACAACCCGCGTGTTATTCCGCGTGAAGTCTCGGACGTGACGACCCGCGGGTCGGTGTCCTACCGAACGCACCGTCTCGGGACGAGCGATATCGCCAGACAGGAAGACGGCTCGCTGGCGTGGTCCTATCCCATCGAACCGGACGGCGCCCGGAACAAGCTACTGGACAACCAGCGCGGCGTCCTCGTCGCCAACATGACGTCGATGGACGCCCAACAGATCAACGTCTACGAAGAAGACTTCACGTACGGCGAAGGGATGTGGCTGCACCGGTCGGCACGGTGGAACGTCAAACTCGGCGGGTTCTTCTCGAAGTACAACGACGATGCCGTCGAGTTCAGCCACGACGGCACGCCGTATCTGTACTACCCGAAGACGGGCCACGAGTGGCACCTCCTTCCGTTCCCGCACACGACGCCGAAGTGGAACGGCGGGGCCCTGGTCCATCCCGACGGCACCATCGAACATCTCACACCTGAGGAGGCACAGGCGAACGAGATTCTCGATGGCCAGCGCCTCTATCCGATGACGTTGACGCGCTCGGAGACGGGTTCGCTCGGGTACCGCGAAGGAATCATCAATCAGATGCCGGTCATCGGCGCACACGAGGGACAAATTGAGGTCGCTCATCTGCCGGAGGGTGCCGACAACGAACAGCCGTTCGTGATCGATCTCGAGGGCGAGCAGATGTCCTACGTCACGGCCATGGAACCCTACGGCGAGGACACCCGCGGCCTCGACGAGGTGTGGTTCGCCGACGCCGACACCGGCGAGTACACCTACTTCGGCACCGACGAGGAGACGCTGACGGGGCCAGAAAAAGCGATGGGAATGGCCCGGAACGCAGATTCCCAGACTGGTTGGGGAGATAACTTCGTGGTCACTGAGCCAGTACCGGTGACTGTCGACGGCGACCTCTGGTGGCACATCAAGGTCGCGCCGGTCGACTTCACAGACGTGACCCGTAGCGTCTTCGTCAACGCCGATGCCAACAATGCGATCGAACTCAATGATGACGCGGCGATCCGGAAGTTCCTCCGCGGCGACATCGACGATAGCGACCTCACACCCGGCGAGAACGGGACCGATGTCGAACCGGCACCGGACGACGAGAACATCCTCTACTACGTCCTCATCACTGACGAGAACGGCGACATCGTCGATCGTATCCCGGTCGAACGCGGCCAGGACACCCAGATCGTCGCACCGGACGACGAACGAGTCTTGGGTAACGAAAGTAGCCCCTGAACGCATCCGGGCTGTTTGACACCGTTTCGAGATTTCTCACAAACGTTGAACTACTGGCGGTTGTATTGGCTCGTATGATACAGCGACACATTGCTATCACCGGGTTGCATTGTCCCGACGGACCGGCCGGAGGTGAGCGAGATGGCTAGCACCCGCCACCCCGCGGTCGCCGGTCGGTTTTACGTCCGCACCGAACCATCCCTCCGCGAGCAGATCGAAGCCGCCTTCACTCACGAAATCGGGCCTGGGTCGGTACCGACGGCGACGGCCGGCCCGCCAGCTATCACTGGACTCGTCGCGCCACATGCCGGCCTGCCGTTCTCCGGTCCACTCGCCGCCCACAGCTACGCGGCGCTCGCAAAGTCGGGGACGCCTGAGACAGTCGTCATCATTGGGCCGAATCACACGGGCGTCGGTGCTGCCGTTGCCGTTCCCGGCGACGACGAGTGGCGAACGCCGCTGGGCTCAGTTCCGATCGACAACGGCCTCCGCGATCGAACTGTCGCCGAAACCGACGCAAGTGTTGATGACCGTGCCCACGCGAGCGAGCACGCCGCTGAGGTCCAACTCCCCTTCCTGCAACACCTCTACGACGATTTTGCGGTACTCCCGATCTCCCTCCGACGACAGGATGCCGACGTGGCCCAAGCACTCGGTGACGTCCTCGAAACACATGCCGGCGAGGGGGCGGTCGTGATCGCCTCGAGTGACTTCACCCACTACGAGCCACACGATACGGCGATCGGGCGTGACGAACTGGCGCTGGATCGGATCGACGCGACCGATCCGGCGGGGCTGATCGAGACCGTCGAGCGTGAGGGACTGTCGGTGTGTGGCTACGGGGCCATCGCCGCGATGCTCTGGGCGAGTGGTGCTGACAGTCAGGTCGACGTGCTCGCACACGCCACCAGCGGCGACACCGCCGGCTCGCGAGACGAAGTAGTCGGGTATGCGTCGGTCGCCGTCCGTGGTGGAGTCGACGACGAAGTCTGATCAGGCCGTCTTCGCGACGGCGCGGATCGGTTCGCCGAGCGCGTAGACGGTGTTGTGACCGGTGATCTCGACGTCGACGAAGTCCCCCAACTCCAGCCCCATCGATTCGGCCTCCGGGATGGCGACCTGGCGGTGGGCCTCGTCGTAGCCAACCAGCGAGTCCTCGGTGCCGTCCTGGGTCAGCAACACCGTGTGCTCCTCGCCGACCATCGCGTCGTGGGCCGCCCCGACGACGTCCATCTTCAGGTCGGTCATCGCCGAGGACCGCTCCTTCTTGATCGTCCCGCCGAGGCCGTCCAGCTCGGCGGCGTCCGTCCCTGGACGCTTCGAGAAGCGTGTTACGTTGACCTTCTCGGGTTCGACGTCGCGGAGCAGGTCCAGCGACTGCTGGAAGTCCGCGTCGGTTTCGGTCGGGAAGCCGACGATGAAGTCGGTCGCGAGCGTCCAGTACTCCAGTCTTTCGTCAAAGGCCGCGACGATCTCCTTGAATTCCGGCGTCCGGTGACGGCGGCGCATGTCCACGAGGACATCGTCGCTGCCTGACTGAACCGGCGCATGTAGGAAATTGTAGAGTTCGTCGTGTTCGGCGAAGACGTCGGCGAGTTCCTCGTGCATGCCGTAGACGCCCTTCGGGTTCGCCATGCCGACTCGGACGCGGAACTCGCCCGGGAGCTCACAGATGCGGGTGAGCAGTTCCGGGAGCTTTCGCTCGCCGTTTTCGAGGCCGTACACACCGGTGTCCTGCCCGGTGATCCGGAGTTCGCGCGCGCCAGCGTCTAAGAGTTCCCGGGCCTTCTGGACGTTCTCTTCGACCGGTGGGGAGTCGATCGTCCCGGTCGCCTGCTTGGTGATACAATACGAGCAATCCGATAGACACCCACGAGCGATCGGGAGAATACCGGTCACGTCGTCGAGCACAACGTCGGTGTCCGGCGTCGCAGTCGGACACTCGCCGTTCCGGACGTACTCGGCAACCTCGTCCCAGTGGAGGATTTCGGCGTCGACGGCGGCATCGTCGAACGCCTCGCCCTGGGCGAGTGCCATACAACCGGTGATCACGAGGTCGGCTGGCGTTTCCTCGTCGAGTTCCGCTGCCCGTCGAAGCATGTTCCGTTCGGTCTTCTCGACGACAGTGCAGGTGTTGAGGATCGCGACGTCGGCCCGCGAAGGGTCATCGACAGGATAGTGGCCGCCCTGGCGGAGCCGCCGCTCGATGGCCTGGCTCTCGCCCCGATTGGACGTACACCCATACGTTTCGATGTGATAGCGGGCCATCCGTAGCTATGACTACGGTCCGGGAGTCAAAAGGACGGCGAAAGCGGTGGCCTCAGGCAGCCTTGATTGGTAATTGTTTACACGTTGTTTCTCCCCAGGTATCGTGTCGTAACAATTATTGGGCCGATTACAGTACACCTAGACGCAACGATGACGAAACGAAACCTTGCCGTCCTGATAGTGGTCGCGGCGTGTGTACTCGCTGGCACCGCCGTCGCGGCTGCGGACAATGGGGACCCAGGCGTACCGCCAATGAACGATACGGACTCCGCCGACGAAGCGTATGTCAGTGACGATGGGAGCGTCATACTGGCATCGCACGGTGGGAGTGCTGCTGAGACTGCTGGCGAGTTCGGCATGAACGTCTCCGACGGGCTTGTGTTTGGAAGCTTCCAGCAGCCGGTCGAGACGAACGTGACAGGCGCGTTCAGCATGGCCGCCAACCAGTCGCAGGTCAACGCGTCGGGTTCGCTCGCGATGCCACGGCCTGAAACTCTCCAGTCACTGGACGTGACCGTCGACAGTGAGACCTCGGCCGAAAACTCGCGAGCCGATATGGACCTCCAAACGACCGTCGCCCTCCCGGAGGACTCCCAGCAGCTTGCGATGATGTTCGACCAGTTCACGACCGCCGGCTCGGCCACGATGACCGGGTCGTCCTTCGAGACGCAGGGCAGCGCCGAATGGTCGGCGATGACCGGCATGGAGGCCCAGGAACACTCCCTTGACCTCCAGGCGACTGACCAGGGCCACGTTCTCGAGGTCAGCCAGTCCTACAACGTCAGCTCGTTCGCCGCAGAGCAATGGAACACCCGCGAGAAAGCGGTCCAGACACTCGAAGGGCAGTTCATGATGGTCGCACAGATGGTCAACGGGTCCGCCGACTTCACGATGGACTCGTACAACTTCGAGTCGGGCGATTCCGGTGGCCATCTCGACGTGGAATATACCGTCGAACTGCGTGGTATCCACGACTTCCTCCGCCAGGGGCTGCTCGAGTCCCTCGCACAGAGCGGCGCATTCGGTGAGACCACCACTGAGGATCTCGATGTCCAGCTCGACGACGTCGCGATCGAGCGAGTGGCCGTTGACGTCGAGATCAACCAGGGCTCCGGAGCTGCGAGCTGGAACGTCTCTGTTGATGGGTACGACCAGCTGGCTCTCGCGTACATGGACGCCGTTGCACGTGCCGACGACAGCGGTATGCTCGAAAACCAGTCCGAGCAATTCGAAAAACAGTTCGCCGCCATGGAGGCGGCAGATCTCTCACAGACTGGAACCTGGGACGTCACCGTGTCGACGACATCCGATGGTGCTGTGCAGGCAGACGCCTCGATGCAACAGCGGACCGAGAACTGGCAAGCGTACGTGAGTGAACGGAACGCCCGCGATCTGCCGGCGATCGGTACCCAGCAGTTCAGCTTCGACGCGGCGACTGAGGGCGAGCAGGTCGTGATGGACGGCTCGTTCCTGGTCCATCAGGAGGACATGCTCGATCAGACCCTCCAGAGCTTCGAGCAGAGTTTCCAGCAATCCTCGTCGATGACGGGGATAGAGATGAATCCGTTCGCACGACTCAGCGCGGCCGAGTTCGTCGGCTCACAGTTCGACGTCTCGGTCAATGAAACACTCGTGACTGCCGACGGGTACGCCGAGTTCGGCAACCTCTCGGCGCTCACGTCGCTGATGGATGAAGAGGTGGCCGCCGGCTCGATGCAACAGATCTACGTCGATGCGGAAGATGAGACCCCGACGACGTACCTCCGTATGGAGAACATGGTCGACTCCGATAATCCCGACGAGGCGACGCTCCGAGAACACGAGATGATCACCGAGGAGACGACCATCTACCTCCCCGGCGAGTGGGAGACCCAGTCGCAGTCTGTGATGGTTGGCGACTCGGGCACGGAAACGTCGATGCTGCTGCCGATGGCGGACGACGACAGTCAGCAGTCCGACGACGGGACGCAGACCGACGAAGACACGGAAACGACCGAATCCTCATCTGATGATTCGACTGACGAACCGACCGACGAAATGACCGATGGAGAGACGGAGACGACGGCAGACACGAACGAGGGCGAGACGGAAACGACCGAGCAAGCCCCTGACTCGACTACGACCGGTGGCCCCGGGTTCGGGATTGCCGTCAGCGTCGTTGCCCTCATCGCGGTCGCGCTGATCGGATCGCGTCGCAACTGACGTCTCATCTCGTTCCGACGGTTTTCGGTTTTCTGTCTGGAGATTCTCGGACACTTGCATTACTGCCCCTTCCTCAGTCATTGCTCGATCCGATGGACTGCAGCCGCGTCAGCTGGCTGTTGGATCTGTTCGAAGTTGGGATAAATCAGCCACAGACTGCTCTGTATCGCGTTCGGATATATCGACTCGGCAGAGAATACGGCTGAGTGAGGAGACACGCCCGGACCGCAACGTTTTCCACGGATGCCTAAGTCAGACAACATATGGCACTCCTTCCAAGTGGGCTCGTCGTTCCGGCGCTCCCATATCTGTTGGTACTTGGGCTCGGGACCCTTTTGACGACACTTCTGTTGTTGGGGTTTGAACCCCCGGTGGGGAAACTGCACGTCCTGGCATTACTTCCGTGGATGGCAATCGGGGGGATGGCTCACGGCTTCTATCAGATACCGCAGCCGCCTGGACTGTATCCGGAGTGGGTAGGGCCACTGTTCGGTGCTCCCGCCGTCTACGTGACGACGTACGTCGTCGTCGCCGCCGTCTGGCTGTTGTTGATCCTGCTCGGGACAGCTATCGGCAAGCTGGATCGTGTCGTGACGTATCTCGGCGCGACTGGTGTCGGTGTCCTGATCGTCTTTCTCGGGGCGATGGTCTGGCAGGGGATCGGTCCAGGGCTGTCGTTTACGCCACTCTGGCCAACCGTCGCGTTCCTCATCTCGCTTGCGCTCACGGCAGTCATATACTTCCTGGTGAGTCTCCGCTGGACGGGCGTCGTCGCACGGACCGGGATCGCCGGCGCAGTTGTCCTGTTCGCGCATACATTCGACGGCGTGATTACGATGATCGGCAAGGACGTTCTGGAAGGCGGCGAACGAACGCCGATCCCGGCGATGATCATGGACGTTGCGGGCTCGCTCCCGACAGCCCCCTATCTGGGCTCCGGATGGCTGTTCTTGCTTGTCAAGGTCCTCCTGGCCACGTTGGTCATCATCACCTTCGCCGAATACATCGAGGAGCGCCCGGCCCGCGGGCACCTCTTGCTCGTCATCATCACGGCCGTCGGTGCCGGCCCGGCGGTGAACAATTTCGTCCTGTTCACGCTCGGTTAATCACCACGTCGCGTGGCGGGCTAACGGTGGCCCGGATCGATGACGTGGGACCAGTGCTTGGGTGGAGAGTGATCGAATCGGATGAGTTTTCATACACGGACGAGATAGCTACCACAAATGAGTGGGCGCGCAGGCTCGGCCTATCGTGGACTCCGGCGGCGCTTGCGTCAGCAGGCTGGAGCCTTCCGTCGCTGGGTCGAACACACACGGAATCTCGTCCACCTGTCGGTACTGTTCGCGATCCCGCTGTTGATGGGTGTGGTGACGTATCTCTCGAACTCCCTTGCCGTACTCCCGTATCTCTTGTTCCCGCCGCTTGCTTCCGGTTCGTATTCACTGTTCACGAACCCGGAGAGTCCCGCGTCCGCCCCACGTCGGTTCATCGGTGGCCTGACAGCTGGCGCGCTGTGTGGCTGGGTCGCGCTCGCCGTGACGGCTCGCTACTGGTATCAGGTACCGCCGGGGCAGTATCAGGTCCACGCGGGGGCGGTTGCGCTGGGTCTCTTTCTGACCGGTGCTGTCACGTGGGTACTTGATTTGCGGGAGGCATCGGCGTATTCGACGGCCCTGCTCGTTCACGTCACTGGGACGGCACAGATCGAGTACGTCCTGAGTGTCTTTCTGTCCGCGACGATCGTCGCCGGTGTCTTCGTTGCCTGGCGTCGTGGCGTCTACGAGAACCGGGCGGACCTCCTCTACGATTCGATCCGTGGCGACGACCGCGTTCTCGTTCCGTTGCTTGCCGAAGAGGCTGACGCGACAGCGATGCTCGCTGCGAGACTCGCTGGCGCACACGACGCAGGGAAGGTCGTCTTACTCGACATCGTTGACGACGAGGCTGTCGCCAGCGTCGAACGCGAACTCATCGACACCGACGCGACTTACAGTGGCGATGCGGAGTGGCTGGCGAACTCGACCGACCAGCCCTTGACACAAGCGGATCGCGATGATCTCGAAGCGGCCGACTTCGATACCGAGACCCTCGACGATATCGCCGAGAAACATGCCGTTTCGGCCGCGGCGGATCGCCTCGAAACCGATGCTGCCCGTATCGAGACGAAAGTCGGCGTCCCCTGTGACGTGATCGTCGCCGCTGACGGCGACTCGCCGGCAGACACGATCTCCCGCACCGCCAAGCAGGCAAACTGCGACCTGATCGCCGTTCCATATCAGGAACGCCACGGCGGTCTCTCCCCGACAGTCAAACAGCTGTTCGTTGGGGATATTGACGTGCTGGTGCATCGATCCCAGTCAGGGAGAACGCGATGGCGGCGGATTCTGGTTCCGGCCCGGACGAAAGGCGTTGCACACAGCATGATCGACTTCGCGACGCGACTCGCTGGACGGACCGGCCACGTCAGCGTGTGCCATTGTATCGACGCCGAGGGCAAGCGTCGGGAGGCCGAAGAGTTGCTCGCTGACCTCGTCGAGACGTTTACCGGTCGGATCGAGACCCGTGTCGCGGCCGAGGGCCTGCAGTCGTTTCTCGCGGAGAACGCCCCTGGGTACGATCTGATCATCATCGGCTCCAGCCAGGATCGGAGTCCGACGTCGCGGTTCATCTCACCGCCGACATTCGAGCGCCTCGAGGATATCGAGACGGATATCGCGATCGTTGATCGCAATTACGTCGACGATCGGCTGTGACGGCAACGACACGCCCTCGCGACGAATTGCGCAGAGACCGCCCCTCAGAGATCGTCCTCGTTCTCGACGGCGAGCAATCGATCGGCGATCGATTCCATGCCGTCCCCACCCATCGCTGACTGGACGAGGAGATGTCCGCCGATCACTGCCGGGCTGATAACCGAGTCCGCGCCGGCACGCCGCAGCTTTTCGATGTTCTCTCGATCGGTGGCGGCGGCGACGATCCGTGCGTCCGGATTGAGCTGGCTGGCAGTCAGGATTGCGAGTGCGTCCTGGGCGTCGTCGTTGGTCGCCACCAGCACCGCACGGGCGCGGTCGATGCCGGCCCGCTGGAGGGGTTCGTCGTCGCTGGGATCGCCGACGATCGCGTTGATGTTCCGATTGCCGAGGGCGGTCGCCGCGTCGTCGTCGGGTGTGACGACGATAAAGTCCGTCTCGGACTGGAGTTCTTCGAGAATCGGTTCCGTGAGGTCGCCGTAACCGAGCACGAGGACGTGACCCTCGAGCTGGTCGAGTTGTGAGCGTGTCATCGTACCGAGTGCGCGGGCGAATCTGGCCTGGATCATCGGGCCGATCAGCGAGCCGAGGGCGAGCGCGAACGACGCCGTCCCGAGAACGACGACCGACAGCGCGAACAGCCGAGCGCCGTCGGAACTGGACGGAATTACGTCGCCATAGCCGACAGTCGAGGCCGTCACGACCGTGTAGTACAGTGCGTCAGTGAGTGTTTCGACCTGCGCGAACTCCTCGCGTAACGCATAGGTGCCGACAGTGCCGTAGGTCATCGTTCCGAGGAGCGCGGCCAGCGCTGCAAGCTGGGAAAGCGATAGATCGATCTTCCGGTCGAATCGCCGGTAACTCAACAGGACTGTCGGCACCGACAGCACCGAGAGGACGATCAGGGGTACCGAGACGACTGCCGACTGGACGAGGCCCTGGAAGGCGGTCACGGGCAA contains:
- a CDS encoding aldo/keto reductase, whose product is MEYTTLGSTGMEVSRICLGCMSFGSSDWREWVLDEEGSREIIERAIDLGINFFDTANMYSLGESERVLGNVLSEYDRDEQVVATKGFFQMDDDNPNSGGLSRKAIEQELANSLDRLGMETVDLYQTHRWDYDTPIDETLAALDAAVRRGQARHVGTSSMWAHQFADALATSEREGLERFQTMQNHYNLLYREEEREMLPLCEREGVGVIPWSPLARGYLTRPHEEFDATTRGETDDYAREHPYFEGGGREINERVAELAADYGVTMAQIALAWLLHQDAVDAPIVGTTSVEHLEDAVEALEIDLSESDQAYLEEPYEPVPVSGHE
- the amrB gene encoding AmmeMemoRadiSam system protein B — protein: MASTRHPAVAGRFYVRTEPSLREQIEAAFTHEIGPGSVPTATAGPPAITGLVAPHAGLPFSGPLAAHSYAALAKSGTPETVVIIGPNHTGVGAAVAVPGDDEWRTPLGSVPIDNGLRDRTVAETDASVDDRAHASEHAAEVQLPFLQHLYDDFAVLPISLRRQDADVAQALGDVLETHAGEGAVVIASSDFTHYEPHDTAIGRDELALDRIDATDPAGLIETVEREGLSVCGYGAIAAMLWASGADSQVDVLAHATSGDTAGSRDEVVGYASVAVRGGVDDEV
- a CDS encoding tRNA (N(6)-L-threonylcarbamoyladenosine(37)-C(2))-methylthiotransferase, translated to MARYHIETYGCTSNRGESQAIERRLRQGGHYPVDDPSRADVAILNTCTVVEKTERNMLRRAAELDEETPADLVITGCMALAQGEAFDDAAVDAEILHWDEVAEYVRNGECPTATPDTDVVLDDVTGILPIARGCLSDCSYCITKQATGTIDSPPVEENVQKARELLDAGARELRITGQDTGVYGLENGERKLPELLTRICELPGEFRVRVGMANPKGVYGMHEELADVFAEHDELYNFLHAPVQSGSDDVLVDMRRRHRTPEFKEIVAAFDERLEYWTLATDFIVGFPTETDADFQQSLDLLRDVEPEKVNVTRFSKRPGTDAAELDGLGGTIKKERSSAMTDLKMDVVGAAHDAMVGEEHTVLLTQDGTEDSLVGYDEAHRQVAIPEAESMGLELGDFVDVEITGHNTVYALGEPIRAVAKTA
- a CDS encoding PGF-CTERM sorting domain-containing protein, with translation MNDTDSADEAYVSDDGSVILASHGGSAAETAGEFGMNVSDGLVFGSFQQPVETNVTGAFSMAANQSQVNASGSLAMPRPETLQSLDVTVDSETSAENSRADMDLQTTVALPEDSQQLAMMFDQFTTAGSATMTGSSFETQGSAEWSAMTGMEAQEHSLDLQATDQGHVLEVSQSYNVSSFAAEQWNTREKAVQTLEGQFMMVAQMVNGSADFTMDSYNFESGDSGGHLDVEYTVELRGIHDFLRQGLLESLAQSGAFGETTTEDLDVQLDDVAIERVAVDVEINQGSGAASWNVSVDGYDQLALAYMDAVARADDSGMLENQSEQFEKQFAAMEAADLSQTGTWDVTVSTTSDGAVQADASMQQRTENWQAYVSERNARDLPAIGTQQFSFDAATEGEQVVMDGSFLVHQEDMLDQTLQSFEQSFQQSSSMTGIEMNPFARLSAAEFVGSQFDVSVNETLVTADGYAEFGNLSALTSLMDEEVAAGSMQQIYVDAEDETPTTYLRMENMVDSDNPDEATLREHEMITEETTIYLPGEWETQSQSVMVGDSGTETSMLLPMADDDSQQSDDGTQTDEDTETTESSSDDSTDEPTDEMTDGETETTADTNEGETETTEQAPDSTTTGGPGFGIAVSVVALIAVALIGSRRN
- a CDS encoding DUF63 family protein; translation: MALLPSGLVVPALPYLLVLGLGTLLTTLLLLGFEPPVGKLHVLALLPWMAIGGMAHGFYQIPQPPGLYPEWVGPLFGAPAVYVTTYVVVAAVWLLLILLGTAIGKLDRVVTYLGATGVGVLIVFLGAMVWQGIGPGLSFTPLWPTVAFLISLALTAVIYFLVSLRWTGVVARTGIAGAVVLFAHTFDGVITMIGKDVLEGGERTPIPAMIMDVAGSLPTAPYLGSGWLFLLVKVLLATLVIITFAEYIEERPARGHLLLVIITAVGAGPAVNNFVLFTLG
- a CDS encoding HPP family protein translates to MSGRAGSAYRGLRRRLRQQAGAFRRWVEHTRNLVHLSVLFAIPLLMGVVTYLSNSLAVLPYLLFPPLASGSYSLFTNPESPASAPRRFIGGLTAGALCGWVALAVTARYWYQVPPGQYQVHAGAVALGLFLTGAVTWVLDLREASAYSTALLVHVTGTAQIEYVLSVFLSATIVAGVFVAWRRGVYENRADLLYDSIRGDDRVLVPLLAEEADATAMLAARLAGAHDAGKVVLLDIVDDEAVASVERELIDTDATYSGDAEWLANSTDQPLTQADRDDLEAADFDTETLDDIAEKHAVSAAADRLETDAARIETKVGVPCDVIVAADGDSPADTISRTAKQANCDLIAVPYQERHGGLSPTVKQLFVGDIDVLVHRSQSGRTRWRRILVPARTKGVAHSMIDFATRLAGRTGHVSVCHCIDAEGKRREAEELLADLVETFTGRIETRVAAEGLQSFLAENAPGYDLIIIGSSQDRSPTSRFISPPTFERLEDIETDIAIVDRNYVDDRL
- a CDS encoding NAD-binding protein; the protein is MDEFRDWLGPKPAIYLTSVVAVLSVATGLINVGAASISGPLAELIPPAVQRTAGFTGSLTGFLMLASVFGLRRRLRIAWFSTVLLLPVTAFQGLVQSAVVSVPLIVLSVLSVPTVLLSYRRFDRKIDLSLSQLAALAALLGTMTYGTVGTYALREEFAQVETLTDALYYTVVTASTVGYGDVIPSSSDGARLFALSVVVLGTASFALALGSLIGPMIQARFARALGTMTRSQLDQLEGHVLVLGYGDLTEPILEELQSETDFIVVTPDDDAATALGNRNINAIVGDPSDDEPLQRAGIDRARAVLVATNDDAQDALAILTASQLNPDARIVAAATDRENIEKLRRAGADSVISPAVIGGHLLVQSAMGGDGMESIADRLLAVENEDDL